TCTATGAAGTTTGACTGTACGAACTTCTCCATTACCCTAAGCCTCGGGTTCACTATCGTCATCTATCACAATCAAATACCAAAAGATAATTTTATCAAATAAATATATGTTttctttgaaaaataaataaataaataaagttatatAAAGAGCCTGTTtgataaaaattttatttttaaattttttaaacacaaaaataaaaatattattttatttttatttctttatttataaaaaataaaaatatatttggtaactatttttgttttttgtttttaaaaacaaaaaataataaatacaattaataactttaaaattttattttcaaaatttaaaaaaataataaataaaaataaaattaccaaacatattttttgtttaattattaaaattttaattaattaaataaaaaactattttattAGGTGTTACCAAAGGACTCAACAGCTtctcatgatttttttttttaaattgaagaGTCGATAGATTGAATTGGATTGAAACTAAGGGCTTACCTTAATATGTTGTGAAAACAAGGATCTGCAAACCTCGATCAATGTTTCAATGCCAGTCGCATCAATAGTCGCAACTCCTATCAAATATGACAAAATTTCAAATCATGAAACACTGCGTTAGCCAAAGAGATAAATGTGTGTGGGACCTAAAGAAAGACCAAATATTTGTCGTCTTCGTTCTCAACATTTTGGTAGTGGCGGGAGTTCCACCACTAGACCTATATAGATAGATAGACATAGAAAGATATATAGTTCGATTGGAATAAATACTTGgtaactaattaaacaaatacaCTTTAATACCTGTCAAATCGAGCAAAACATGCTCAATCACATCCCCTGAGTTCGAATTCGACTGCTCGTCTCGGATCCACCTCAAAATCCTAATAATAACACAACACAAGATCCAAGTTCAGCAACtagtcataaatatatatatatatattatactatattttctttttgttgttgactattaCCTTTCCCTTATATAGTTACAATTTGCAAAGTAAATAGGGGATCCTAGTTGCAGTACTAGTATCCCCGGGACAATTGTCGAACCGGGATACTGCTCGGTGTCACGATATAGTGTCGCGTTTTCTACTTTGCCAAGCTTGCAACTGGCGGGTCTAGCCACGTATAGAAGAGCTCTGAGTAAGCCAAGTCCCACCTAATTAAGTAAAGTTAAAAAGAAAAAACTTTGTGAAAAGACTGAAAATGATTAATCTGTATACACAACAACTCAAGTCCAACTTGATCACAACATTACTAGGGGTAGGAAGAATATATATTACTTATATACAAACTTCTATAAAATGACTCGATACACTGGTTATGTTTTGGAATTTAATTGTATAGTACTATTTTAGTTACCAAAGTGTAAATGAATACGAAAtgtttattaattaatttgatgGATGGATAAGATTATAGTACTTACAGAGAGCATGAGGCCGATGTCCATGCTAATAAAGGCAACTCCTAAGAAGCCAACCATGCAAATACAGAAATCAAACTTGTCGACTTTGAAGAGGTGAATAGCCTCTTCGTAGTTGATGAGGCCAAGCATGGCAGACATGATAATGGCTGATAGAGCAACCAGCGGCGTGTGGCTGAACAGAGGAGCCAAGAACCGTAGCGTCAACGCCATAAACACTGCCATTATTACGTTCGACATTGCCGTCTTCGCCCCAGCGTTGTAATTCACCGCCGTCTTCGAAAATGGCCCTTCATTGTATAATATATAGACTCATgttaaactatatatatatacataattaattaattcattcatTTATGTGTCACCAAAGTAACATAATAATTAGTCCATTTTTATTATTCAGCTcgtaaataaaaatatgttttaagtataattttatttattgatgaaagatatatatatatttataccgGTAGTCAAATAGCATGAAGTGAAAGAGCCAATAATGTTCATGAAGCCAAAGGCAATCATTTCCTTATTCCCATCAACTTGTAAGTTATTCATGATAGCAAAGCTCCTTCCAATAGCTATTCCTTCctgcaaatataattaaataattgctTAATTGACCACTCATCTCTTCTtctttatattttcttaatttttagaaagaaaaaattactaaggaaaatTTAACAATTAGTAGAAATATATTATGCTTACAGCCAAAGCAACGAAACCCGTGACAATCCCAGCTTTCAGAACCGCTGGTAGATATTTGGAGTCAAAGTTCAAATAATGAATGGAAATTGGATTTATGCCTTTCTTCAGATCACCCACCTAAACCAACAATAAAGTTGGAATTGATTGTCAGAAGTGgatatatatatgatgaaaatGATTATCTTTTAAAaaagagtgttgctatttggcacCTTAAGGTGCCCAACACTACATGAGGTGTCGCCTCatgattggttagcgataccCCATAATCCTTATTGAATTCAAATAAGTGGAACCcgatattggattgcaccaataacaGTATGCCACCTacttgtggtgttgggcaccagtagtgccccttagcaattctctttAAAAAAGAGCAATCTTATTTTTAGCAATGACTTATTTTGCGAATAAAAAAtttaagtaacaaaaaaaaattgcagCTGTGATTAAATAGAACTTAGTGATAAATTATGACTAAATGTTACTATTTAGTAGAAAAATTATATAGTTGTACTAAATAATACTTTAATttacatttttcttttaattattgcgatgtaaaataaaaattgccaactatatatatataagtatatttttGCAGGTATTGTTTGTAATCATATAGTTTTTGTTGGCATATTTGTAATCATagtcaataatatataatagttgaaaaaattaaattaaatgaaacCCCCAATATATAACATCAATAATAGCATAAAAGACGTCAACTATGTGATGATTACATTGTTACAAGCTAAACAATTACAAAGCTAATATAATATATGGTCTCATAATTAATTCAAGAGAGTGTTATAATTTCTTGGTGCCTCAAGACCAGACAAGTGTTATCATTTAGAAAGTGGGTACGTAAATTTTACTTCAAAGTTTGGTAGCACATCAATTTAGAGAGGACACAATTCTGTAGTTAGGAATAAATTCATTGTTGCTAGCTATGGTAATAAGAATTCAAAGTTTGATTAGCTTAAAACAAATGTTTTGGTTTGGGGATACAATAAACAAATTGTTTAGAAGGTTCGTCTGAGAGGAATAAGAGGATCACAAAATAACTACCACCGATTTGTTTACCAAACATCATTTaattttaagggtttttttttttaactttaacgaaatatacttttaaaataattaaaaataaatatttattaattatattaatataaatttaaattttataaaatatcattattataactagataattattaattatattaatataaattaaaatattataaaatatcatcaataaatatttaataattatattaatataaattcaaatgttataaatataattataatacaaTGTATTaagaataaacaaatatttttttcAGGTGTAATGATTTgaataattttatgaatattttataataatttgttattgtattatttttttaaaaaaaaacataaatattttttttttaatatatttatgttattcttttatatataatattatttatttatttaaaatttatatgataatcataaaaatttaataaaaaataattaataattttttaaataaaattaaacattgTACTTTGCTTgctgaatatattttatttatatagtaTTATTAGTAGAATAAAGTAATTTCAAATTAATCACCATATCAAATAAAGACACTTACGGTTTGTATCCCATGCTCCGCTCCATGGATCAAATAAGCAAATACACCGCCAACGATAACGACCACCATAGGGCTCATCGCAGAAACCCAAAATAACTTTGGCTTTTTTTGCTTCTGAAAGTTtgtcgtatatatatatatattaatgtataatataaatataaatagtagaaacattatttatttatatatatttgttaaaagTGTAGAAAGAGCTTACAATATATCTGgtaaattgaagaaaaataaggAAAATTGTGCCCACTAGTGCACTCTCCCACCTCCACTGCAAAAAGAAAGATTGGCATTAATTAATTggcaattattattattttataaaaaaattatttataaatttgttGGGTAATAGGTAGTAGCTGAATGTTGATTCAAACATAGAATACCcataagactatatatatatatatatctgctCACTTTCTAGAACAGTTAcgatacaatatttttttttatcttaacaAATCTTCCAATTTGTCATGATGGAGTGGGTAATATGGTCATATCATACTATAGCACTAGATCATGTGTCCATATTTCAAGACTTCTACTAAGTACTTTTTGCTTtagatataattatatatttcatttaataattatattgtgTACATAGATAGCACATGGTCAATTTGTTTATGGTAAAAAAAATCACATCGCGCCGGGTATAGTTATTCAGTGCCAAACCAACACTTTTTCAAGTTTTGTTTTTACCATAAGCTTCGGATAATTGAAGACAAACAAAAACAAACCTCATGTCGATTAATGATGATTGCATGAACCACAGATACGACGTTGGTTTTGGTCGTGAAATGTTTCAATCCCAAGAAGCCTTTGAGCTGTTGAAGGCAAATTATGATGGCGGTTCCTCCCATGAAGCCAGTAATAGTAGAATGCGATAAAAAGTCCACCAACACTCCCAATCTgcaaaactttatttattattaattttctaaaattatataggtaattaaaaaaaaatattggaccACCCCCTTCGTGATtaggatattattatcatttaaaaataaataaaatataatattgtttttttttgcTCAGGAGATAAAATATTAtggttatttttttgttttgctcAGAAGATAAAAAATAttctgttttttttattaaaatatatatatttatatatgtgtgtgtgattgTTTTTACTCGTTAAAATCGGTAATCTGAAATTGTCATTTTTTTAAGGATAAGATACTAGCCTAGTTTTTAAAACTAACCTTAGAAATCCTATAAGTGATTGAAAGATGCCGGTAACGAAGGCGGCAGTAAAGACCAAATGAAGGTACAATGTTGGCTCCAAAACCGGCGACGCCACCTTCCCGATGGTTTCAGCGATGAGCAATGAGCACGCGGCCACTGTCCCCACCGCTAAATGCTTTGAGTCACCGAACACCGCGTATATAAGCGGCGGTACAAAGCTCGAGTCTGTTGTTAATTAATCAATaaagataaaatatatataattaatatttaaatccATATGAATAAAcaaatcataaaattaatatacttTTTATGTTGAATTGAATGCACGTGTGttgaaatttatatattaaaaaaaaaaacttacaaagACCAATGATGGCAGGAATGTTGGCGAGTTTGGCGTAACTGATTCCCTGAGGGATAGCAAGACTGGTGATGGTGAGGCCAGCAATCAAGTCCATTCGAAAAAGACGCAAATTATAATTCGGAAGCCATTCGAAGATCGGAACGAAGTACTTGGCAACTTTCTTGGCGCGACGGAGCGGCTTTTCTTCGTCGCGAAAGCGGCGTAAGGGGTCGTCGGGAAAGAAGGTCTCTTTCAGATCGGATCGGAGGGTGGTGGCGAATCCTCTCGGCTCAGAGAAGTTCACCTTTGCCGCCTTGTGATCGAACTTTAGTTGAGTTTCCATGTACGGCGAATGCCCTGCTGTATGTGATGAGGACGATCCAGAAAATTAAAGTGAGTATGGCTAAGAGCTGGGCAGGGCTGTTGGAGATgaaagagtagtagtagtagaggatCGTTTGGgagtatttataaggaaaaaataAAACTTTGTAGTGGGTACTGGGCGAAAGAAATACGTGTGTTATGAGGTGGCATTCTTTTCATTTTTGATAAAACTACCCAGAGGTGGCATTACTATTTACTATTGAATAATGATGCGGGTCACATATCCATCTAAACATTAGATATATTTACGTGTCAGTAGGTTAaccaattatatttattaaaattactGTAATTttaatgggtaatatttgagtataaattttaaatgcatatatatttattctttactatttttgttttgaaaattAAAATGGGTTACTACTTGATTTGGTTTTAGGATAAGTTTAGTAAGATTAGGAATTTTGTTTTCTTTGGACAAAACTAACCTTGAGGAATTGAGTGGAATTCTATCGTGTTGGGATCTGTgaaatatttttcttatttaatgaAATTAATTGTACTAGGACAATTTAGCCTGGCAGGTAGTTCAATTTGAGTTGGTTTCGTCTAACTgaataaaataacataatatagatttttttttccttaaaaacaaaagaaaataacataGGTTGGTATTGTTtggtaatacttaaaaaaaaaaaattttttatttaattaattaaaaatttgataattaaacaaaaaaatgtattaggtaactttatttttatttattattttttaaaattttaattaaaatttgaaaatagaattttttcatttaaaattttttttttcttcttcaaatcaacacttcatattgttaaacaaaaaataaaaataaaagtaatcaaacgcgtttattattttttatttttaaaaacaaaaaacaaaaatagttaccaaacatatttttatttttttaaaataaagaaataaaaataaaattttattttcatttttgtgtttaaaaagtttaaaaacaaaaattttaccaaacggatccttttatttttgaattttttaaacacaaaaatagaaatattattttatttttgtttctttattttaaaaaaataaaaatatgtttggtaactatttttgttttttatttttaaaaacaaaaaataataaacgtgtttgataacttttatttttattttttgtttaaaaatatgaggtgttgatttgaagaagagaagaaaataaaagaaagaaaaagtagaAAATGGTGTAAAaattttaaaagtgaaaaaaattatattttcaaaatttaataatttttaattaaaattaaaaaaaataataaataaaaataaagttatcaaacacattttatgtttaattgtcaaatttttaattaaataaacaaaaatctatattttttttaagtgttaccaaatgCAACCATGGTAATTCATAAAGGGGAGTTGAAATATTCGGTCGCCAAtgtggtttttttatttttaagtgacACATTCTTATTTGTGTTAtgcataaataattaataaagttaatcatttaaaataaaataatatttcattttattACTGTCAAAACATATTAAAGATGGAAATATTAGAGATATTATGTTGGCATCCAAAATATTACACACTTATCtactattaaaaaaattaaaataaaataaatcttttgaaaattatgcatgttgacgccgtttttcgtcaacagataaaagaagagcacaaaaacaatgaatgataatggccaaacgaaacaaacaaatcaaacacacgattttttacgtggttcagcagttaaatctgcctagtccacgagtctctgttattaatcttaagattatctctgaaaaattctttagcatgaattctcaaggatcagaatttcggtcctttacaatggtgcatggcttctctatttatagagaaagatgcagaatactatcccacatattttgggtagttactcttttgtgaataaaataaatgactttaaatgcctataatcagatataaaaggaaacgtccctgaagaccaggaaacgcataactcaccaaataatatcccacgattcttggggatttgcattaataaatgaggattacatctcatatttataacacttgtaaatattcaaggtgattatcgcgtatctctaaggctttagcatctcaggtctcacgtcattgttcgagctaatggcatctcccgagatcacgtgtctttcgagatcgtacgtacatctagctcgagacccccgatccgaagtcgtccccaaAGATGAATGTGTTCTCagaactacctttcgagatcgagatcgtttcaagctcatatattcgaggtcatatatcgtactttgcaggctcgatatacaatcctggagcatacttcaatccttacgagaccatttgttgtgaATCCATCTTAAGGTCATatttatcatggctcgaaatctgggtataacaatgcACATATAGTTTTACGTTCTCCTCCATATTCTTTAAAAATGCATATAAATACTATTTTGGTCTTGAGTTGTGAAAAGTTACAAATTctctattttattaaataataattatgacattatattttgcaaaataaaacaaaataatactataaacacaatttcgataaaaaaaaattcaaatataactAAAATACCCCTAATTTTTATTAGTTATTGAATTAtagtttatattaaattaatttttaatattaaaaattattatactataatcATTATGATTAGAATCTTAACCACGCGGACTAGTTAAAGgtcttataaaaaatatattttaattttaacatatttaaatagatcaaatatttatattgaaatctatttagtatattgaatatgaatgaatttattttaataaaatatatgacaacTATTTTAATCTTTTAATATTTATGAACACTTTATTTGTATAATTTACTAAATATTATGATACAATTTTTCTAATTCACAGTACTTTAAAATATACGGTTTACCAAATACTCATTAATTTTTCGACACACAACTGCAACCTGTTTTTCCCGACAACACAATTGTAGCAAACTAGCCTATAGTATAGGTCCTTCTCTACAAATCAACCTGCCCAACTTAATATCTTAATCTGACAGGTCGTattagagtttttttttctttcttttctcttaaATCAAACACATTACagaataataatcaaaactttaGTTGGGGTGTCCAAATCGAACCAATATTCATTcagagaaaaaaaattgaataatgaATAAGAGAAAATATATATGTTGGTGAAAGAAAACAATAACACTGTTTCATCATGAACCCAATCAAAGAGGTTGATAGTTtcctttatttaaaaaataaaaaattctcaCCCAGAAGCTTTTTAGTTCCTCTAATATAGAGTCCGCATACATTCTAAAATTATACTGTATTTAGTTTTGATAATTTATTTTAGAGTCTCTTggcaaaataattattttgtagtTTAGCTTAGTTttgataattatttataaaataatttctaacaatttagacagctagtcgaaaattttagacataTGATCGAAAAATTCAGACAGTCAGTCGAAAATTATAGACAACTGATCAATAAACTTAGACAATTGGTCGAATTTTTAGATAGCgatcattttacaaaaaattattaaaagtaaactagagtacaaaatcacttaaaaaatacGTCAttctcactttttttttctttattttatagtATGCTTCTCAattataattggatggatttcattaTTAATTATAATACTGTTCTTTGGTGAATAAATTTTCTtgaccaaataataacaaaaaaaattgcgCCCAATA
This genomic interval from Humulus lupulus chromosome 8, drHumLupu1.1, whole genome shotgun sequence contains the following:
- the LOC133797010 gene encoding probable sulfate transporter 3.5, producing METQLKFDHKAAKVNFSEPRGFATTLRSDLKETFFPDDPLRRFRDEEKPLRRAKKVAKYFVPIFEWLPNYNLRLFRMDLIAGLTITSLAIPQGISYAKLANIPAIIGLYSSFVPPLIYAVFGDSKHLAVGTVAACSLLIAETIGKVASPVLEPTLYLHLVFTAAFVTGIFQSLIGFLRLGVLVDFLSHSTITGFMGGTAIIICLQQLKGFLGLKHFTTKTNVVSVVHAIIINRHEWRWESALVGTIFLIFLQFTRYIKQKKPKLFWVSAMSPMVVVIVGGVFAYLIHGAEHGIQTVGDLKKGINPISIHYLNFDSKYLPAVLKAGIVTGFVALAEGIAIGRSFAIMNNLQVDGNKEMIAFGFMNIIGSFTSCYLTTGPFSKTAVNYNAGAKTAMSNVIMAVFMALTLRFLAPLFSHTPLVALSAIIMSAMLGLINYEEAIHLFKVDKFDFCICMVGFLGVAFISMDIGLMLSVGLGLLRALLYVARPASCKLGKVENATLYRDTEQYPGSTIVPGILVLQLGSPIYFANCNYIRERILRWIRDEQSNSNSGDVIEHVLLDLTGVATIDATGIETLIEVCRSLFSQHIKMTIVNPRLRVMEKFVQSNFIEKIGKENFYLSVEDAVDACKFSLHVSKQNGNVSSEQPNVNDGEL